In Dyadobacter sp. NIV53, a single window of DNA contains:
- a CDS encoding sterol desaturase family protein, giving the protein MKLEADVSQRIWRDAAISISLYLAPIVLMFAAFYFTGYKPWAGSNALPFKVPQFIEGVFTHLSSWGLSVIVLVIGVIELIAGLYENKWTKNERFLDIACYILPKIVIAPVVAYYSLELLPKILPGAKGVFSWVPFWWAFAIIAVADDLTQYWYHRLHHQLPWLWRFHRTHHSAPYMGMAMAGRQNIIYTIFFSQTYLTVALTYVGMGYAALFVKVVKSLIVTGAHSSIPWDKPFYQIKWLNPVAWVLERFISTPATHYAHHADTTDDGVGHYKGNFGNMFFLWDIIFGTGIITRKYPSTFGIKHYQEEEWYAQLLWPILKSKKEGSELSAGGPMVGDIVPEKTKEPEPLPLEFETRIAG; this is encoded by the coding sequence ATGAAACTTGAAGCAGATGTTTCGCAAAGAATATGGCGTGATGCCGCAATCAGTATCTCTTTGTACCTGGCACCGATTGTTTTGATGTTTGCTGCTTTTTACTTTACAGGTTACAAACCCTGGGCTGGCAGTAATGCATTGCCATTTAAAGTACCCCAGTTTATTGAAGGGGTTTTTACACATCTGAGTTCATGGGGCTTATCGGTAATCGTGCTGGTTATTGGTGTTATCGAGCTTATTGCGGGTTTGTATGAAAACAAGTGGACTAAAAACGAGCGCTTTCTGGATATTGCCTGTTACATTCTGCCAAAAATCGTAATAGCTCCGGTTGTGGCATATTACAGCCTTGAACTGCTTCCGAAAATATTGCCTGGTGCTAAGGGTGTATTTTCGTGGGTACCATTCTGGTGGGCATTTGCTATCATTGCAGTCGCGGATGATCTGACCCAGTACTGGTACCATCGTTTGCATCATCAGTTACCCTGGTTATGGCGCTTTCACCGTACCCACCACAGTGCTCCTTATATGGGGATGGCAATGGCGGGGAGGCAAAATATCATTTATACTATTTTCTTTTCCCAGACCTATCTTACTGTCGCACTCACTTATGTAGGAATGGGTTATGCTGCGTTGTTTGTAAAAGTGGTAAAATCATTGATCGTAACGGGTGCACATTCAAGTATTCCATGGGATAAACCTTTTTACCAGATCAAATGGTTAAATCCGGTTGCCTGGGTTTTGGAGCGGTTTATTTCAACACCTGCAACCCATTACGCACATCATGCCGATACAACTGATGATGGGGTCGGGCATTACAAAGGCAATTTTGGCAACATGTTTTTTCTATGGGATATCATCTTCGGAACCGGCATTATTACCCGTAAATATCCGAGCACTTTTGGTATCAAACATTATCAGGAAGAAGAATGGTATGCTCAGTTATTATGGCCGATTTTAAAATCCAAGAAAGAAGGCAGCGAATTATCAGCAGGCGGACCAATGGTCGGGGATATTGTTCCTGAGAAAACAAAGGAACCAGAGCCATTGCCACTGGAATTTGAAACCCGAATTGCAGGCTAA
- a CDS encoding oxygenase MpaB family protein, which produces MKYFVNEDSIVRKIWGKADTILFIFAGASAEFALNKAVDWLYFTGKLPNDPLGRLFSTVTYARLIVFSEHNAALNSIDKITAIHKGVEQSRGAQIPDWAYRDVLFMLIDYSIRSYEVLERKMTDAEKAEAFDTFLQVGLRMGINGLPLKYTEWKKMREEHLRENLIKSDFTKDLFKQYKKHLGKVRYYMLRQVQVMVVPHTVNNLLSLGKVSLLTPVLYAYKLMRFLGLEKILRNAFLPNDYKAQIVDLDILTPNKP; this is translated from the coding sequence ATGAAATATTTTGTAAATGAAGATTCGATAGTGCGGAAGATCTGGGGAAAAGCAGATACAATCCTCTTTATTTTTGCGGGAGCATCAGCAGAATTTGCTTTGAACAAGGCTGTCGATTGGTTGTATTTTACAGGAAAACTTCCGAATGATCCGCTTGGAAGGTTATTTTCCACAGTTACCTATGCACGATTAATCGTTTTTTCAGAACATAACGCAGCATTGAATTCGATAGATAAAATTACTGCTATTCATAAAGGAGTTGAACAAAGCCGCGGTGCACAGATTCCCGATTGGGCATATCGGGACGTGCTTTTTATGCTGATCGATTATTCAATCCGTTCTTACGAAGTGCTGGAAAGAAAAATGACCGATGCCGAAAAAGCAGAAGCCTTTGATACATTTTTACAGGTAGGTTTACGAATGGGAATAAACGGACTGCCGTTAAAATATACAGAATGGAAAAAAATGCGCGAAGAACATTTACGGGAAAACCTGATTAAAAGCGATTTTACAAAAGATCTGTTCAAACAATATAAAAAGCACCTTGGAAAGGTCAGATATTATATGCTCAGACAGGTACAAGTTATGGTTGTTCCTCATACAGTCAATAACCTTCTGTCTCTGGGAAAAGTATCTTTATTGACTCCGGTTTTATACGCTTACAAATTGATGCGTTTTTTGGGACTTGAAAAAATATTGAGAAACGCATTTCTGCCAAATGATTATAAAGCCCAGATAGTCGATCTTGATATTTTAACGCCTAATAAGCCGTAG
- a CDS encoding patatin-like phospholipase family protein, producing the protein MSVQQKIEKTGKHKLLALDGGGIRGMLTLEILAKIELLLQEKLGRENDFVLSDYFDYIAGTSTGAIIAACLSRGMRVDEIRKFYEESGTAMFDKASLLKRFRYTYESEALTNKLQEVFGSDTKLGDENLKTLLLLVLRNATTDSPWPVSNNPNAKYNLMTRTDSNLLFPLWQLVRASTAAPTYFPPESILVGNNNFIFVDGGVTMYNNPSFQLFLMATVEPYALQWPTGEDQMLLVSIGTGSAANANADLATDEMNLLYNATSIPSALMYAASNEQDFLCRVFGQCRHGDELDREVGNMCNVKGPTDNKLFSYVRYNANLSRKGLDELGLLQIKPEQVQKMDSVQFMDKLQIVGKTVADVKVKIDHFEGFL; encoded by the coding sequence ATGTCTGTTCAGCAAAAAATCGAAAAAACCGGTAAACATAAACTGCTGGCTCTCGACGGCGGCGGAATCCGGGGTATGCTTACGCTTGAAATCCTTGCCAAAATTGAGCTTCTTTTACAGGAAAAACTGGGCCGGGAAAATGATTTCGTACTTTCTGACTATTTCGATTATATCGCTGGTACCAGTACAGGTGCCATAATTGCTGCATGTTTGTCGCGAGGAATGCGAGTGGATGAAATCCGGAAATTTTATGAAGAAAGCGGAACTGCTATGTTCGATAAAGCCAGTTTGCTGAAACGTTTCCGTTACACGTATGAAAGTGAAGCTTTAACAAATAAATTACAGGAAGTTTTCGGAAGTGATACAAAGCTCGGAGATGAGAACCTGAAAACGCTTTTGTTATTGGTCCTTCGGAATGCAACCACCGATTCTCCCTGGCCGGTTTCTAATAATCCGAATGCAAAATACAATCTAATGACCCGTACTGATAGCAATCTCCTGTTTCCGTTATGGCAGCTTGTAAGGGCAAGTACGGCGGCTCCAACCTACTTTCCACCCGAAAGTATCTTAGTAGGAAATAATAATTTCATTTTTGTGGATGGTGGAGTCACCATGTATAATAATCCTTCGTTTCAGCTTTTTCTGATGGCAACAGTTGAGCCCTATGCATTGCAGTGGCCAACCGGAGAAGATCAAATGTTATTGGTGTCAATTGGGACCGGTTCTGCCGCCAATGCAAATGCAGATCTGGCAACGGATGAAATGAATTTGCTTTATAATGCAACATCCATCCCATCTGCACTGATGTATGCAGCCTCAAACGAGCAGGACTTTTTATGCCGTGTATTTGGTCAGTGCCGGCATGGTGACGAACTGGATAGGGAAGTGGGTAACATGTGTAACGTGAAAGGCCCGACAGATAATAAGCTATTTTCTTACGTCAGATACAATGCTAATTTGTCACGAAAAGGACTGGATGAATTAGGTTTGCTGCAAATAAAACCGGAACAGGTTCAGAAAATGGATTCGGTTCAGTTTATGGATAAATTACAGATTGTAGGTAAAACAGTAGCCGATGTGAAAGTGAAGATTGACCATTTCGAAGGATTTCTATAG
- a CDS encoding DUF2809 domain-containing protein — protein sequence MFQLNKKYLVFTLLLLFTEIIIALYAHDQIIRPYGGDFLVVILLYCFVKSIVNLEVIIAAIAVLLFSYLIEILQYFHIVEVLGLGNSKAARVIMGNSFEWADMLAYTLGIIFVVFIETKWKAQPAI from the coding sequence ATGTTTCAGTTAAATAAAAAATACCTCGTTTTCACGCTGCTGCTTCTTTTTACAGAAATAATTATAGCACTATATGCACATGATCAGATCATTCGTCCATACGGTGGCGATTTTCTGGTCGTGATTTTGCTTTACTGTTTTGTAAAAAGTATAGTAAATCTGGAAGTGATCATTGCCGCAATTGCTGTTTTACTCTTTTCATATCTGATAGAAATCCTTCAATATTTTCATATAGTTGAAGTATTAGGTCTTGGAAATTCAAAAGCTGCCCGGGTTATAATGGGTAACAGTTTTGAATGGGCCGATATGCTGGCTTACACTTTGGGAATTATTTTCGTTGTTTTTATTGAAACTAAATGGAAAGCCCAGCCTGCAATATGA
- a CDS encoding TonB-dependent receptor — MIKKNFYLIWLLGAFIFSTSALQAQDVITGIVKDDTGQGLPGATIVEKGTSRSTVSDIDGKFSIAAAKEYPFTLQINVTGFQQQEIEIYELTTEVVEVVLKTANLLNEVVVIGYGEQKRKDITGSISSVPLEIKSQPVVSVERLLQGAIAGATVTQTSGQPGGGVSVQIRGSNSITAGSDPLYVIDGFPINNDYGLSDAGVTNGSKINPLSFLNTADIESIDVLKDASATAIYGSRGANGVVIITTKGGSKKKSSITYESYFGVQQVIRKLPLLNAGEWWQLRKEAAINSGKTPTLPSVTGYSLDTTGVGTDWQSAAFRKATQQSHSISILSGGDRTRLGISANYLKQDGVLQNTDFRRLSARFNIDHDYSDKLRITSSITGSHTKANVAPASIVSALVLTPQSLPIYQDNGTFVKNSPFESTYANPINSLYNQLNQTITNRFLGNLSAEYTLAEGLKAKVLVGADIVDNKQNRYLPISTFEGTALSGNALVGSVFTTNWLNENTLSYDKELDEKNRINAVVGFTAQQSQSKGSIAEAAGFSSDAISYNNLGTGIINRAPGSSSSDFSLASYLGRFNYVFDDRYLVTFTLRADGSSKFGAGNKWGYFPSAAFGWNIANEKFFKSVRNVSLLKLRLSAGSTGNQSIPPYQSLAQLTYYPYNFSGSTVSGYAPSTVSNKNLGWEKTFQVDAGVDVGLYKDRINITADYYYKKTTDLLLTRTVPGTSGLSDIYNGQGSTIYQNVGAVSNQGFELAVNSQNLTGKLKWNTILIFARNTNKILDLGDGVNQYIPSSSAPSIAKVGHSLGSFIVYKTDGVIQDGETALTPQANKGAGGQQFKDLNGDGLITQAGDREVIDNQIKFTAGLTNTFSYKGFDLAVFFQTSVGGKLYNVNRANLELGTGYTNSSRELLKRYTPTNTNTDVKEAYQDPAITISDRFIEDATYTRLKNISFGYALPKSLLSKAHIQGLRVYVSAQNAITWTKYTGFDPEVSSNGQSLINKGVDDSVYPNNKSYQVGLTLTF, encoded by the coding sequence ATGATCAAGAAAAACTTTTACCTGATTTGGTTATTGGGTGCATTCATTTTCAGCACATCTGCCTTACAGGCTCAGGATGTCATCACCGGTATTGTAAAGGATGATACCGGGCAGGGACTTCCAGGCGCTACTATTGTTGAGAAAGGTACTTCAAGAAGTACGGTTTCGGATATAGACGGCAAATTCAGTATTGCGGCTGCCAAGGAATATCCATTCACTTTGCAGATTAACGTTACCGGCTTTCAGCAGCAGGAAATTGAAATTTATGAACTTACTACCGAAGTTGTTGAGGTGGTATTGAAAACGGCCAATTTGCTTAACGAAGTCGTTGTAATCGGTTACGGGGAGCAAAAACGTAAAGATATTACGGGCTCCATTTCTTCGGTTCCGCTCGAAATAAAATCGCAGCCTGTTGTTTCCGTAGAGCGGCTGTTACAGGGAGCTATTGCCGGAGCAACGGTGACACAAACTTCCGGACAGCCGGGTGGTGGTGTTAGTGTCCAGATTCGGGGTAGTAACTCCATTACAGCCGGTAGTGATCCATTGTATGTAATTGACGGTTTTCCGATCAACAATGATTATGGCCTGAGTGATGCCGGTGTAACAAACGGTTCAAAAATTAATCCGCTTTCCTTTTTGAATACGGCTGATATTGAATCAATTGACGTATTAAAAGACGCTTCGGCAACTGCTATATACGGTTCTAGAGGCGCTAATGGTGTTGTTATAATTACCACAAAAGGCGGTTCTAAAAAGAAATCTTCCATAACCTATGAATCTTATTTTGGTGTTCAGCAGGTGATCAGAAAATTGCCTTTGCTAAATGCAGGTGAATGGTGGCAACTACGCAAAGAGGCCGCGATCAATTCCGGTAAAACGCCAACATTGCCAAGCGTAACAGGTTACAGCCTGGATACTACGGGTGTAGGGACCGACTGGCAATCAGCAGCTTTTAGGAAAGCTACACAGCAAAGCCACAGTATTTCCATACTGTCAGGCGGCGACAGAACCAGGCTGGGTATTTCTGCCAATTATCTGAAACAGGACGGTGTTTTACAGAATACAGATTTCCGGAGATTGTCTGCCAGGTTTAATATTGACCATGATTACAGCGATAAATTAAGAATTACATCCAGTATTACAGGTAGCCATACGAAGGCCAATGTTGCTCCCGCTTCAATTGTTTCCGCACTCGTGCTCACGCCTCAGTCGCTGCCAATTTATCAGGATAACGGCACTTTTGTGAAAAACAGCCCGTTTGAATCGACTTATGCCAATCCTATTAACTCACTCTACAACCAGCTGAACCAAACCATCACGAACAGGTTTTTAGGTAATCTTTCCGCAGAATATACACTTGCAGAGGGCCTGAAAGCGAAAGTACTCGTAGGTGCTGATATTGTAGACAATAAACAAAACAGGTATTTGCCTATATCGACTTTTGAAGGGACCGCTTTAAGCGGTAATGCGCTGGTGGGTTCGGTTTTTACAACAAACTGGCTGAACGAGAATACTTTAAGCTATGATAAGGAACTGGATGAAAAGAATAGGATCAATGCGGTTGTGGGATTTACAGCCCAGCAGTCACAATCTAAGGGATCTATCGCTGAAGCAGCGGGTTTTTCTTCCGACGCAATTTCTTATAATAATCTCGGTACAGGTATTATCAACAGGGCGCCAGGGTCATCTTCTTCCGATTTTTCTCTGGCTTCGTATCTTGGTCGTTTCAATTACGTTTTTGATGACCGGTATCTCGTTACTTTTACTTTGCGAGCTGATGGTTCTTCCAAGTTTGGTGCGGGTAATAAATGGGGTTATTTTCCCTCTGCTGCTTTTGGCTGGAATATTGCCAATGAAAAATTCTTTAAGAGCGTAAGAAATGTCAGTCTGCTTAAATTACGTTTAAGTGCAGGTTCGACTGGAAATCAGAGTATTCCACCTTACCAGTCACTTGCACAGCTGACTTACTATCCTTATAACTTTTCAGGAAGCACCGTTTCGGGTTACGCGCCAAGCACTGTTTCCAACAAAAATCTGGGCTGGGAAAAAACTTTTCAGGTGGATGCAGGTGTAGATGTTGGTTTGTATAAGGACCGTATCAACATTACTGCTGATTACTATTACAAGAAGACAACAGATTTATTATTAACAAGAACAGTTCCGGGAACTTCCGGGTTGTCGGATATCTACAATGGACAGGGATCGACGATTTATCAGAATGTGGGTGCTGTATCTAACCAGGGTTTTGAACTGGCTGTTAATTCGCAAAACCTGACGGGTAAACTTAAATGGAATACGATTTTAATTTTTGCCAGGAACACTAATAAAATCCTGGATCTGGGCGACGGTGTAAATCAGTACATACCTTCCAGTTCAGCACCTTCTATTGCTAAGGTGGGTCATTCACTTGGTTCTTTTATTGTTTACAAAACGGATGGCGTGATCCAGGATGGTGAAACGGCTCTTACGCCTCAGGCCAATAAAGGAGCAGGTGGACAGCAGTTTAAAGATTTGAACGGAGATGGTCTGATCACGCAGGCTGGCGACAGGGAAGTGATTGATAACCAGATCAAATTTACAGCTGGCCTTACCAACACGTTCAGTTACAAAGGTTTCGACCTGGCGGTTTTCTTTCAGACATCCGTTGGCGGGAAATTATATAATGTGAACAGGGCCAATCTGGAACTAGGTACTGGTTATACCAATTCATCTCGTGAACTTTTGAAAAGATATACGCCAACCAATACGAATACAGACGTTAAAGAAGCATATCAGGATCCGGCCATTACAATTTCTGACCGTTTTATTGAAGATGCCACTTACACAAGGCTGAAAAATATCTCATTCGGATATGCACTTCCTAAGTCATTGCTTTCCAAGGCACATATTCAGGGGCTGAGGGTGTATGTTTCTGCTCAAAATGCAATTACATGGACCAAATACACAGGTTTTGATCCTGAGGTAAGCTCGAACGGACAAAGCCTTATCAACAAAGGTGTGGATGACAGTGTATACCCGAACAATAAATCTTATCAGGTCGGCTTAACTCTGACTTTCTGA
- a CDS encoding arylsulfatase — MTTHFIKVFILVFVIAAPGFSQKKKSKAVAADSKPNILLIMADDLGFSDIGSYGSEIQTPNLDKLAQEGIRFRQFYNNSICAPTRASLLSGQYQHTAGMGYFNINLGVPAYQGFISKQTVTLAEVLKDAGYSTLLSGKWHAGDDSTSQWPRKRGFDHFYGNTGGASDYFVVKQLPKDKRSFFVKDDKAVHPGDEDNFYYTDEIAKNAIGFLKDQSTEQKPFFLYLAFTSPHWPLQALPQDIKKYEGKYDIGWDSLRILRFKRQQELNIASKDQKISIKNSDLPAWKSLTYDEQKLWARKMEIYAAQVDNLDQNIGRVIEHLKQSGKLDNTIIFFISDNGAAGEDVAHGFGGRSPRNWGPVGTSGSYDSYTKTWAYASNTPLKSFKGFQYEGGISSPFIAHFPSKIAAGGLIDGTAHLIDIAPTLYEIAGAKYPLTYKGNTIHPLAGESLLPALYGKEWSRSKPIFWERAGNKAVRKGKWKLVSVRSEQWELYDIEADRGETTNLIEQNPDIASELLALYDGWAKSVGVEDWKVIGKGKGFEPSFTP, encoded by the coding sequence ATGACCACCCATTTTATTAAAGTTTTCATTCTTGTTTTTGTTATTGCAGCACCAGGATTTTCGCAAAAGAAAAAATCAAAAGCAGTAGCCGCCGATTCAAAACCCAATATTCTTCTGATCATGGCAGACGATCTTGGGTTTTCTGATATCGGAAGTTATGGTTCTGAAATCCAGACACCAAACCTGGATAAACTTGCACAGGAAGGTATACGTTTCCGGCAGTTTTATAATAATTCCATTTGCGCTCCAACCAGGGCTTCTTTGCTGAGCGGACAGTATCAGCACACCGCCGGTATGGGATATTTTAATATTAACCTTGGTGTTCCGGCCTATCAGGGGTTTATCAGTAAGCAAACTGTTACATTGGCAGAAGTATTAAAAGATGCCGGTTACAGCACACTACTTTCCGGGAAGTGGCACGCTGGTGACGATAGTACCAGTCAGTGGCCCAGAAAACGTGGTTTTGACCATTTTTATGGAAATACAGGTGGGGCAAGTGATTATTTTGTAGTAAAACAACTTCCGAAAGACAAGCGTAGTTTTTTCGTAAAAGATGATAAAGCGGTTCATCCGGGCGACGAGGACAACTTTTATTATACAGATGAAATTGCAAAAAATGCAATCGGGTTTCTGAAAGACCAAAGCACTGAACAAAAACCATTCTTTCTATATCTTGCTTTCACCTCTCCGCACTGGCCGTTACAGGCTTTACCACAGGATATTAAAAAGTATGAAGGCAAATATGATATTGGCTGGGATTCACTTCGTATCCTTCGTTTCAAAAGGCAGCAGGAATTAAACATTGCTAGTAAAGATCAGAAGATCAGCATCAAAAACAGTGATTTGCCTGCATGGAAAAGCCTGACCTATGACGAGCAAAAGTTGTGGGCAAGAAAAATGGAAATTTATGCAGCTCAGGTTGATAACCTGGACCAGAATATTGGCCGGGTAATTGAACATCTGAAACAATCCGGAAAACTGGATAATACCATTATTTTCTTCATTTCCGACAACGGTGCGGCGGGCGAAGATGTGGCGCATGGCTTCGGAGGCCGCTCACCGAGAAACTGGGGGCCCGTCGGCACTTCTGGTTCCTACGATTCTTACACTAAAACCTGGGCTTACGCTTCCAATACGCCATTAAAGTCTTTCAAGGGTTTTCAATATGAAGGCGGGATTAGCAGTCCTTTTATTGCACATTTTCCATCGAAAATAGCGGCCGGCGGATTAATTGACGGTACCGCGCATCTGATCGATATTGCACCGACCTTATACGAAATTGCGGGTGCCAAATATCCGTTGACTTACAAAGGAAATACGATCCATCCACTTGCGGGAGAAAGTTTATTACCTGCATTGTACGGAAAAGAATGGAGCAGATCCAAGCCGATTTTCTGGGAAAGAGCGGGAAATAAAGCGGTAAGAAAGGGAAAGTGGAAATTGGTATCTGTCAGAAGCGAACAGTGGGAATTGTATGATATTGAAGCAGATAGGGGAGAGACCACAAACCTGATCGAACAAAATCCAGACATTGCCAGTGAGTTATTAGCTCTTTATGACGGCTGGGCCAAAAGTGTTGGGGTTGAGGACTGGAAGGTGATTGGAAAAGGAAAAGGTTTTGAGCCTAGCTTTACTCCGTGA